In a single window of the Serratia quinivorans genome:
- the pcaB gene encoding 3-carboxy-cis,cis-muconate cycloisomerase: protein MELLTPLLRSSAVTPCFSDTATLQGMLDFEAALANAQAGLGIIPVEAAQHISEACHSHLFDAADLAQAAAQAGNLAIPLVKQLTRQVAQQNAEAARFVHWGATSQDAIDTGLILQLRQAIELTRSDLNRLIAALVSQMTRHQDCVLVGRTWMQHALPTTLGLKLAGTLDALLRYRQRLDEMRPRVLALQLGGAAGTLASLGEQGSFLVTALASRLQLTAANTPWHSQRDRLLEVAGWYAGLCGSLGKLARDISLLTQTEVAEVAEPVAAGRGGSSTMPHKRNPVACAVILAAANRVPALVGGLYAAMVQEHERGLGGWHAEWESLPELVMLTAGALHTAGDLLDGLQVFPQQMEHNLKLTHGLIMAEAVTMALGDVMGRQQAHQHIEKQCHLALAQQLTLLEVLLDDPVVMAHLSAQRLAELLDPQGYLGSARAFTLRVLEQAAAATSGANQHE, encoded by the coding sequence ATGGAGTTACTGACGCCGCTGCTGCGGTCTTCGGCGGTGACCCCTTGCTTTAGCGATACCGCTACGTTGCAGGGAATGCTGGATTTCGAAGCAGCGCTGGCCAATGCACAGGCCGGGTTGGGCATTATTCCTGTCGAAGCTGCGCAGCACATTAGCGAGGCTTGCCACAGCCATTTATTCGATGCGGCCGATCTGGCACAGGCGGCCGCGCAGGCAGGCAATCTGGCGATCCCGTTGGTTAAGCAATTAACCCGCCAGGTGGCACAGCAAAATGCCGAAGCTGCACGTTTCGTTCATTGGGGGGCAACCAGCCAGGACGCCATTGATACCGGGTTGATACTGCAACTGCGGCAAGCCATCGAACTGACGCGCAGCGATTTGAACCGGCTGATTGCGGCGTTGGTATCACAAATGACTCGCCATCAGGATTGCGTGCTGGTCGGCCGCACCTGGATGCAACACGCTTTACCCACCACGTTGGGGTTAAAGCTGGCGGGCACGCTGGATGCCTTGTTGCGCTATCGACAGCGGCTGGATGAAATGCGGCCCCGCGTGTTGGCACTGCAATTGGGGGGCGCCGCCGGCACCCTGGCTTCTTTGGGTGAGCAGGGAAGTTTCCTGGTGACGGCGTTAGCCAGCAGGCTGCAACTGACCGCCGCAAATACTCCCTGGCACAGTCAACGCGATCGCCTGCTGGAGGTTGCCGGTTGGTATGCCGGGTTATGTGGCTCGCTGGGCAAACTGGCGCGTGATATTTCGTTACTGACACAGACCGAAGTAGCGGAAGTTGCTGAACCGGTGGCGGCTGGGCGCGGCGGCTCTTCGACCATGCCGCACAAGCGGAATCCGGTGGCCTGCGCGGTGATCCTCGCCGCGGCCAATCGGGTACCTGCGCTGGTTGGCGGGTTATATGCCGCCATGGTGCAGGAGCATGAACGCGGCCTGGGCGGTTGGCACGCCGAATGGGAAAGCCTGCCGGAGTTGGTGATGTTAACGGCGGGGGCGTTGCACACGGCGGGTGATCTGCTGGACGGGCTGCAGGTGTTTCCGCAACAGATGGAACATAACCTGAAGTTAACCCACGGCCTGATCATGGCCGAGGCGGTCACCATGGCGTTGGGTGACGTCATGGGCCGCCAGCAAGCGCATCAGCATATCGAAAAACAGTGTCATCTGGCGCTGGCACAGCAACTGACGCTGCTAGAGGTGTTACTGGACGACCCGGTCGTCATGGCACATTTATCTGCCCAGCGGCTGGCCGAGCTGTTGGATCCCCAGGGGTATCTTGGCAGTGCCAGAGCCTTTACTCTGCGGGTGCTGGAACAGGCCGCGGCCGCAACTTCAGGAGCAAATCAACATGAATGA
- a CDS encoding 4-carboxymuconolactone decarboxylase has product MNDQQRYQQGIEVRRAVLGDAHVDRTLSQLTPLNEEFQDFISRYAWGEIWTRPGLARHTRSLITIAMLIALNREAELRMHLKAAVNNGVTREEIKEVLMQSALYCGLPAANSAFHLAAEVFAEQDREAD; this is encoded by the coding sequence ATGAATGATCAACAACGTTATCAGCAGGGCATTGAGGTGCGCAGAGCGGTACTGGGGGATGCACATGTGGATCGTACCCTCAGCCAGCTCACCCCGTTAAATGAAGAGTTCCAGGATTTTATCAGTCGCTATGCCTGGGGGGAGATCTGGACCCGACCGGGGCTGGCTCGTCATACCCGCAGCCTGATCACCATAGCGATGCTGATCGCCCTTAACCGCGAAGCCGAACTGCGCATGCACCTGAAAGCGGCGGTGAACAATGGAGTGACTCGCGAGGAGATTAAAGAAGTGCTGATGCAAAGTGCGCTGTACTGCGGCCTGCCGGCGGCCAACTCGGCGTTTCATCTGGCGGCAGAAGTGTTTGCCGAACAGGACCGGGAAGCCGATTAA
- the abgR_5 gene encoding HTH-type transcriptional regulator AbgR, whose protein sequence is MKKANLFIQRMRLRHINGFVAVAQERSLSRAADKLNLSQPALSKTLSELEALTGNRLLVRNRQGTLLTEQGEQFLGYATRVLEALTAAGHALDRLDDAPARVLRIGALPTTALGMLPQSIGQYQQAHPHSRIQVITGKNAELLAQLKAGEIDVAIGRMADPEMMSGLAFELLLLESLLMVTRPGHPLLSETITLERALHYPAIISPKGTVPRHNTESLLSTQGFSLPGQYIETLSASLARQMTLQFDYLWFVPSSAVKADIAAGQLIPLPLPTQGMEEAVGILTRNDGELSEAVLAFISTVRGIAGAVRSA, encoded by the coding sequence ATGAAAAAAGCAAATTTATTCATCCAACGCATGCGTTTACGCCACATCAACGGCTTTGTTGCCGTGGCGCAGGAACGCTCGCTGAGCCGCGCAGCCGATAAGCTGAACCTGAGCCAACCCGCACTTTCAAAGACGCTGAGCGAACTGGAAGCGCTAACTGGCAACCGCCTGCTGGTGCGTAACCGCCAGGGAACCCTGCTGACCGAACAGGGGGAGCAGTTCCTCGGCTATGCCACGCGGGTGCTGGAGGCGCTGACCGCCGCCGGGCACGCGCTTGACCGGCTCGACGATGCACCTGCGCGGGTATTACGTATCGGTGCGCTACCGACCACCGCACTGGGCATGCTGCCGCAGTCCATCGGCCAGTATCAGCAGGCCCACCCACATTCACGCATTCAGGTGATTACCGGCAAAAATGCCGAGTTGCTGGCACAGCTCAAAGCGGGTGAGATTGACGTGGCGATTGGCCGCATGGCCGATCCGGAAATGATGAGCGGGCTGGCTTTCGAGCTGTTGCTGTTGGAGTCACTGCTGATGGTGACGCGGCCGGGGCACCCGCTGTTAAGCGAGACCATCACTCTGGAGCGCGCGCTGCATTATCCTGCCATTATCTCGCCGAAGGGCACGGTGCCGCGCCACAACACCGAGAGTCTGCTTTCAACCCAGGGCTTCAGTCTGCCCGGCCAATACATAGAAACGCTGTCCGCTTCGCTGGCCCGTCAGATGACGCTGCAATTTGACTATCTGTGGTTTGTGCCTTCCAGCGCGGTGAAAGCCGATATTGCCGCCGGTCAGTTGATCCCGCTGCCGCTGCCGACTCAGGGAATGGAAGAAGCGGTAGGCATTCTGACTCGTAACGACGGTGAATTAAGCGAGGCCGTACTGGCATTTATCTCCACCGTGCGTGGTATCGCTGGCGCAGTGCGCTCTGCTTAA
- the pcaG gene encoding Protocatechuate 3,4-dioxygenase alpha chain, with the protein MPQNYLQETPSQTAGPYVHIGLAPLAAGFEIFENNFGQVLTQPETQGQRITLEGRVFDGSGSLIRDVLLEIWQANSHGRYSHPGDQQHNKPLDAAFRGWGRSCSDFETGLYRFETIKPGAVCGRDGRMMAPHINLWIVARGINIGLHTRLYFADEDAANQQDPVLNLIELEVRRKTLIAQPERRGEELVYRFDIVIQGEGETVFFDL; encoded by the coding sequence ATGCCGCAAAACTACCTACAGGAAACCCCGTCGCAAACCGCCGGGCCTTATGTGCACATTGGCCTCGCTCCTCTGGCCGCGGGTTTTGAGATTTTTGAGAATAACTTCGGCCAGGTACTGACCCAGCCCGAAACTCAGGGCCAGCGCATTACCCTGGAAGGCCGGGTGTTTGACGGCAGCGGCAGCCTTATCCGCGATGTGTTGTTGGAAATCTGGCAGGCCAATAGTCACGGCCGCTATAGCCACCCCGGCGACCAGCAACATAACAAACCACTGGATGCCGCGTTTCGGGGCTGGGGGCGCAGCTGCAGTGACTTTGAAACCGGCCTCTACCGCTTTGAAACCATCAAGCCGGGTGCCGTCTGTGGCCGGGACGGCCGGATGATGGCACCGCACATTAACCTGTGGATCGTCGCGCGCGGTATCAATATTGGCCTGCACACCCGGCTGTATTTTGCCGATGAGGATGCCGCTAATCAGCAGGATCCGGTACTGAACCTGATCGAACTCGAGGTACGGCGCAAAACGCTGATTGCCCAGCCAGAACGCCGGGGAGAAGAGTTGGTCTATCGTTTTGATATCGTGATCCAGGGCGAAGGCGAAACGGTGTTTTTCGACCTGTAA
- the pcaH gene encoding Protocatechuate 3,4-dioxygenase beta chain, protein MSQIDELYQRNYDRHPPVLAPEYKTSVLRSPKNALISLQNSLSEITGPVFGQHELGALDNDLILNYAKQGLPIGERIIVHGYVRDENGLPMRNALVEVWQANAGGRYRHKKDQYLAPIDPNFGGCGRVLTDENGYYFFRTIKPGPYPWRNRVNDWRPAHIHFSLSGSAFAQRLITQMYFEGDPLIASCPIVRAIKNDDAVRSLIAGLDKTAAVQLDSLAYRFDLVLRGHRATLFENRLQGKA, encoded by the coding sequence ATGAGCCAGATAGATGAACTCTACCAACGTAACTACGATCGCCATCCGCCGGTGCTGGCACCGGAATATAAAACCAGCGTGCTGCGCTCACCTAAAAATGCGCTGATATCCCTGCAAAACTCACTGTCCGAGATCACCGGGCCGGTATTTGGCCAACACGAACTCGGCGCACTGGATAACGACCTGATCCTCAACTACGCCAAACAAGGCTTGCCGATCGGCGAGCGGATTATCGTGCACGGCTACGTTCGTGATGAAAACGGCTTGCCGATGCGCAATGCGCTGGTCGAAGTATGGCAAGCCAATGCCGGTGGGCGTTACCGCCACAAGAAGGATCAGTATCTGGCACCGATAGATCCCAATTTTGGCGGCTGCGGCCGGGTATTGACCGATGAAAACGGCTATTACTTTTTCCGCACCATCAAACCCGGCCCTTATCCCTGGCGCAACCGGGTCAATGACTGGCGCCCTGCGCATATTCACTTCTCGCTTTCCGGCAGCGCTTTCGCCCAACGGCTGATCACTCAAATGTACTTTGAGGGCGACCCGTTGATTGCCAGTTGCCCCATCGTGCGCGCCATCAAAAATGACGATGCGGTGCGCTCACTGATCGCCGGACTGGACAAAACCGCCGCGGTACAGTTGGACAGCCTGGCCTATCGTTTCGATCTGGTGTTACGCGGCCACCGCGCCACCTTGTTTGAAAACCGTCTGCAGGGGAAAGCATAA
- the yddE_2 gene encoding Uncharacterized isomerase yddE, whose translation MNERVHQAITQEQQMQREVTRSVEHDVQVHLVNSFTRDNSGGNPAGVILNPPELSVAQKIAIARQVGFSETAFVYVGEDTDFKVDFFTPEGEVDFCGHATVAVFFTLASLDRLAPGHYTQETKAGILSVAVSPHSVVMDQALPVTRQGPDIDDVAVALGVPPEVITGTGLPIAVVSTGLPDILIPVQPGQLDLLQPDYEAIANLSRKFDAIGFHVFELSHQTSITAHCRNFAPLYGIDEESATGSASGALGCYLVNHLLPGKTHFLLEQGRAMGCSSLIQVTIDTQEQRISRVRVGGQAIMVGTKTVKHPFL comes from the coding sequence ATGAATGAAAGGGTTCACCAAGCCATTACGCAGGAGCAACAGATGCAAAGAGAGGTAACTCGCTCGGTTGAGCACGACGTCCAGGTACACCTTGTAAACTCATTTACCAGAGATAATTCTGGCGGCAATCCCGCTGGTGTCATTCTCAATCCCCCCGAGCTGAGCGTCGCGCAAAAAATAGCAATCGCGCGGCAAGTGGGTTTTTCCGAGACCGCATTTGTCTACGTCGGTGAAGATACAGATTTCAAGGTGGATTTTTTTACCCCTGAAGGGGAAGTTGATTTTTGCGGGCACGCGACCGTGGCCGTTTTTTTCACCCTGGCTTCGCTCGATCGGCTTGCGCCGGGCCATTACACGCAAGAAACCAAAGCCGGTATTCTGAGTGTGGCCGTCAGCCCCCACAGTGTCGTCATGGATCAGGCTCTGCCTGTCACGCGGCAAGGGCCTGATATCGATGATGTTGCCGTTGCCCTCGGAGTCCCCCCTGAGGTCATTACGGGGACCGGCTTGCCCATTGCGGTGGTCTCAACGGGATTACCGGATATCCTTATCCCCGTACAACCCGGCCAGCTAGACCTGCTGCAACCCGATTATGAAGCGATCGCAAACCTGAGCCGTAAATTCGACGCCATTGGCTTCCACGTATTTGAATTGAGTCACCAAACATCCATCACCGCTCACTGTCGAAATTTTGCACCGCTGTACGGTATAGATGAAGAATCCGCAACCGGCAGTGCCAGTGGCGCTTTGGGGTGCTATCTGGTCAATCATCTCCTGCCCGGCAAAACGCACTTCCTGTTAGAACAAGGACGGGCCATGGGATGTTCTTCCCTGATCCAGGTGACGATTGATACACAAGAGCAGAGGATTAGTCGTGTTAGGGTCGGCGGGCAAGCAATCATGGTCGGCACAAAGACGGTTAAACATCCATTCCTTTAA
- the bglA gene encoding 6-phospho-beta-glucosidase BglA, translated as MKQQQLPKDFLWGGAVAAHQVEGGWDQGGKGPSIADVLSGGAHGVDRVMTDGVLEGYRYPNHEAVDFYGRYKQDIALFAEMGFKCFRTSIAWTRIFPKGDELEPNEAGLQFYDDLFDELLKYNIQPVITLSHFEMPYHLVKEYGGWKNRQVVDFFVRFSEVVLRRYQHKVKYWMTFNEINNQSNYQYPLFGYCCSGVVYSEEQNPEQTLYQVLHHQFVASAQVVKLGHQINPDFKIGCMLACVPFYPFSCKPDDVMYSVEAMHQRYLFTDVQVRGYYPSYLLRDWQRKGFQIEMQPQDEQTLREGCADYIGFSYYMSNALQADAVSSSDPMFGFPGNVPNPHVKASDWGWQIDPVGLRYSLNVLYDRYQKPLFIVENGFGAFDKVEADGQINDDYRIDYLSAHIEQMKKAVIEDGVDLIGYTPWGCIDCVSFTTGEYGKRYGFIYVDKHDDGTGTLERSRKKSFDWYRRVIASNGEQL; from the coding sequence ATGAAACAGCAACAGTTACCGAAAGATTTTCTGTGGGGTGGCGCGGTCGCCGCACACCAGGTTGAAGGTGGTTGGGATCAGGGCGGTAAAGGCCCAAGCATTGCTGACGTACTGTCAGGTGGCGCGCACGGCGTGGATCGCGTAATGACCGATGGCGTACTTGAAGGTTATCGTTATCCTAACCATGAGGCAGTGGATTTCTACGGCCGCTACAAGCAGGATATTGCGCTGTTCGCGGAGATGGGTTTCAAATGCTTCCGCACCTCAATCGCCTGGACGCGTATTTTCCCCAAGGGTGACGAACTGGAGCCGAACGAAGCCGGTCTGCAATTCTATGACGATCTGTTTGATGAGCTGCTCAAATACAATATCCAGCCGGTGATCACCCTGTCCCACTTTGAAATGCCCTATCATCTGGTCAAAGAGTATGGCGGCTGGAAAAACCGTCAGGTGGTCGATTTCTTCGTGCGTTTCAGTGAAGTGGTACTGCGCCGTTATCAGCACAAAGTCAAATACTGGATGACCTTTAACGAGATCAACAACCAGAGCAACTACCAGTATCCGCTGTTCGGCTACTGCTGCTCCGGCGTGGTCTACAGTGAAGAACAAAACCCGGAACAAACGCTGTATCAGGTGTTGCATCATCAGTTCGTTGCCAGCGCCCAGGTGGTGAAACTGGGCCACCAGATTAACCCTGACTTCAAAATCGGCTGTATGCTGGCCTGCGTGCCCTTCTACCCGTTCTCCTGCAAGCCGGATGACGTGATGTACAGCGTCGAAGCCATGCACCAGCGTTATTTGTTCACCGACGTTCAGGTGCGAGGTTACTATCCGTCGTATCTGCTGCGTGACTGGCAGCGCAAAGGTTTCCAGATAGAAATGCAGCCACAGGACGAGCAAACCCTGCGTGAAGGCTGCGCGGATTACATCGGTTTCAGCTACTACATGAGCAATGCCCTGCAGGCCGATGCGGTGAGCAGCAGCGATCCGATGTTCGGTTTCCCCGGTAATGTGCCTAACCCGCATGTTAAAGCCTCCGACTGGGGCTGGCAGATTGACCCGGTTGGCCTGCGTTATTCGTTGAACGTGCTCTACGATCGCTATCAGAAGCCGCTGTTTATCGTTGAAAATGGCTTTGGTGCCTTCGACAAGGTAGAGGCCGACGGTCAAATCAACGATGACTACCGCATCGATTATCTGAGTGCGCATATCGAACAGATGAAAAAAGCGGTGATCGAAGACGGCGTGGATCTGATTGGTTACACCCCGTGGGGCTGTATTGACTGCGTTTCTTTCACCACCGGTGAATACGGCAAGCGCTACGGCTTTATCTACGTCGACAAACACGACGACGGCACCGGCACGCTGGAGCGATCGCGCAAGAAGAGCTTCGACTGGTACCGCCGCGTGATCGCCAGCAACGGCGAACAGCTTTAG
- the ybbH_4 gene encoding Uncharacterized HTH-type transcriptional regulator ybbH has protein sequence MFTHKAIAELNTLELMIYNYVIKNKNAVMYMTIRELAEAAGVSTTTVLRFCKKMGCAGYSEFRIRFKLYLEQNEAPPVDFGTSEIISFFKSINNDEFNQLIDQAVQHIAAAERIIFVGVSTSGALGKYGARFFSNVGKFSTHIDDPYYPVNSDMYKSAVAIMLSVSGETEEILRLASQFSLHHCKIVSITNNETSSLARMADFNLSYHVPQQLIAGQHNITTQIPVIYIIETIGKRLGHINAAK, from the coding sequence ATGTTTACCCATAAAGCCATTGCCGAACTCAATACGCTGGAGTTGATGATTTATAACTACGTCATCAAAAACAAAAACGCGGTGATGTATATGACCATCCGCGAGCTGGCCGAGGCCGCCGGGGTGTCCACCACCACCGTGCTGCGTTTTTGCAAGAAAATGGGCTGCGCGGGTTATTCCGAATTCCGTATTCGCTTTAAGTTATATCTTGAGCAAAACGAAGCGCCGCCGGTAGACTTTGGCACCAGCGAAATAATCAGTTTCTTTAAAAGCATTAACAACGACGAATTTAATCAGCTGATTGACCAGGCGGTGCAACATATTGCCGCCGCCGAGCGCATTATTTTCGTCGGGGTAAGTACCTCGGGGGCATTGGGAAAATATGGCGCTCGTTTCTTTTCCAACGTGGGGAAATTCAGCACCCATATTGATGACCCTTATTATCCGGTCAATAGCGACATGTATAAAAGCGCGGTAGCGATTATGCTTTCCGTCTCTGGTGAAACCGAAGAGATCCTGCGACTGGCCAGCCAGTTCAGCCTGCACCACTGCAAAATCGTCAGCATCACCAACAACGAAACCTCGTCGCTGGCACGTATGGCGGACTTCAACCTCTCTTATCATGTTCCCCAACAGCTGATCGCTGGGCAACATAACATCACCACCCAGATCCCGGTCATTTACATTATCGAAACCATCGGCAAGCGGCTGGGCCATATTAACGCCGCCAAATAA
- the rhmT_6 gene encoding Inner membrane transport protein RhmT — protein MDNKIPNTRWLRVIAPILIACIISFMDRVNISFALPGGMESDLGITSQMAGLASGIFFIGYLFLQVPGGRIAVNGSGKRFIAWSLCAWAVVSVATGFVTNHYQLLILRFVLGISEGGMLPVVLTMISNWFPEKELGRANAFVMMFAPLGGMLTAPISGAIINQLDWRWLFILEGLLSLVVLAVWWLLISDRPQEARWLPAREREYLITELTRERQARSRTQPVSNAPLRDVFRNKGLMKLVLLNFFYQTGDYGYTLWLPTILKNLTGGNMASVGFLAILPFVATLLGIYLISVLTDKTGKRRLWVMVSLFCFAAALLASVVLRHNVVAAYIALVVCGFFLKAATSPFWSMPGRIASAEVAGGARGVINGLGNLGGFCGPYLVGVMIYLYGQNVAVCALAVSLIIAGIIAWRLPRECDLTSSEPAHDPLLDKAKRA, from the coding sequence ATGGATAATAAAATACCCAACACCCGCTGGCTGCGGGTTATTGCCCCGATCCTGATCGCCTGCATTATTTCCTTTATGGACCGGGTCAATATCAGTTTTGCCCTGCCCGGCGGTATGGAAAGTGATTTGGGCATCACCAGCCAGATGGCCGGTTTGGCCAGCGGCATCTTCTTTATCGGTTATCTGTTTTTGCAGGTTCCCGGTGGGCGCATTGCGGTTAACGGCAGCGGCAAACGTTTTATTGCCTGGTCACTGTGTGCCTGGGCGGTGGTTTCGGTGGCTACCGGTTTTGTTACTAACCACTATCAATTGCTGATCTTGCGCTTTGTGTTGGGTATTTCCGAAGGGGGTATGTTGCCGGTGGTGCTGACCATGATCAGCAACTGGTTCCCGGAAAAAGAACTGGGCCGAGCCAACGCCTTCGTCATGATGTTCGCCCCGCTGGGTGGCATGCTCACCGCCCCCATTTCTGGTGCCATCATCAACCAGCTCGACTGGCGCTGGCTGTTTATCCTCGAAGGTTTGCTGTCACTGGTGGTGCTGGCCGTCTGGTGGCTGTTGATCAGCGATCGGCCGCAGGAGGCGCGCTGGCTGCCGGCCCGTGAGCGCGAATATCTGATCACCGAGCTGACACGCGAACGTCAGGCTCGCAGCAGAACCCAGCCGGTCAGTAACGCACCTTTGAGAGACGTGTTCCGTAACAAAGGGTTGATGAAGCTGGTCCTGCTGAACTTTTTCTACCAGACCGGTGACTATGGTTACACCCTGTGGTTGCCGACCATTCTGAAAAACCTGACCGGTGGCAATATGGCCTCGGTGGGTTTCCTGGCCATTTTGCCGTTCGTCGCCACCCTGCTGGGGATTTATCTGATTTCGGTGCTGACCGATAAAACCGGCAAGCGCCGCCTGTGGGTGATGGTTTCCCTGTTCTGCTTCGCCGCCGCGCTGTTGGCTTCGGTGGTGTTGCGCCATAACGTGGTGGCGGCCTATATCGCGTTGGTGGTGTGCGGCTTCTTCCTGAAGGCGGCAACCAGCCCGTTCTGGTCGATGCCAGGGCGTATCGCTTCGGCGGAGGTGGCCGGTGGCGCGCGCGGTGTGATTAACGGTCTGGGCAATCTGGGGGGGTTCTGCGGGCCTTATCTGGTCGGTGTGATGATCTACCTGTACGGTCAAAACGTCGCGGTGTGCGCGTTGGCGGTATCGCTGATCATCGCCGGTATTATCGCCTGGCGCTTGCCGAGAGAATGTGACCTGACCAGCAGCGAACCGGCGCATGACCCACTGTTGGATAAGGCCAAACGCGCCTGA
- the ghrB_3 gene encoding Glyoxylate/hydroxypyruvate reductase B: MTTHTPNELLLIAPVMENLLARLEATFVVHRLYEQADPVNFLATRGEAIRAVVTRGDIGVTTPVLEQLPQLGLIAVFGVGTDAIDLNYTRQRDIAVTITSGALTEDVADMALGLLLATARQLCFNDRFVRDGHWLQKAPGLSVQVSGKRLGIFGMGNIGRAIAQRAAGFNMRIQYASHRQDTTLPYAYYPDLLALAQESDFLVIAISGGKDSAGLVDKTVFDALPAHALVINIARGSIVNEKDLIAALQNGDIAGAGLDVYAHEPQVPAELIAMDNVVLQPHIASATQETRQKMSDIVFTNVEAFFNQAPLPHAIE, encoded by the coding sequence ATGACGACTCATACGCCCAATGAACTGCTGTTAATCGCTCCCGTGATGGAAAACCTGCTTGCCCGTCTTGAGGCAACCTTTGTGGTGCACCGGCTGTATGAGCAGGCGGACCCGGTCAATTTTCTGGCGACCCGCGGCGAAGCCATCCGCGCGGTCGTCACCCGTGGCGATATCGGTGTCACCACGCCGGTGCTCGAGCAGCTACCGCAACTGGGGCTGATTGCAGTGTTCGGCGTCGGTACTGACGCCATTGACCTGAACTACACCCGTCAGCGCGACATCGCGGTAACCATCACCTCCGGCGCGTTGACCGAAGACGTGGCGGATATGGCGCTAGGGTTGCTGTTGGCCACCGCCCGCCAGCTTTGCTTCAATGACCGCTTTGTCCGTGACGGGCACTGGCTGCAAAAGGCCCCGGGCTTGTCGGTGCAGGTCAGCGGTAAACGACTGGGGATTTTTGGTATGGGCAACATCGGCCGCGCCATCGCCCAGCGCGCCGCCGGTTTCAACATGCGTATCCAATATGCCAGCCATCGGCAGGACACCACGCTGCCCTATGCTTATTACCCGGACTTGCTGGCGCTGGCGCAGGAAAGCGATTTTCTGGTGATCGCCATCTCCGGTGGCAAGGACAGCGCAGGCCTGGTGGACAAAACCGTATTTGATGCGTTGCCGGCGCATGCGCTGGTGATCAACATTGCCCGTGGCAGCATCGTAAACGAAAAGGACCTGATCGCCGCGTTGCAAAACGGTGACATTGCCGGTGCCGGGCTGGATGTTTATGCCCACGAGCCACAGGTGCCTGCCGAGCTGATCGCCATGGATAATGTCGTGTTGCAGCCGCATATCGCCAGTGCCACCCAGGAAACCCGGCAAAAAATGAGCGACATCGTATTTACCAACGTTGAAGCCTTTTTCAATCAGGCACCGTTACCCCACGCCATTGAATAA
- a CDS encoding molybdopterin biosynthesis protein MoeB — translation MPVTLNYATAQQVKNHPKVNVDSPYPDHQSTPNTPIFERDLTPEASWQLVKLGAAVLVDIRTPEERKTFGYVEPSSRVPWLTGSNKIRNPCFFIELSKVVDKQQPIILLCQTGKRSTDARLAALKAGYTQVYGVLGGVEAARHLPWFTDDNRHP, via the coding sequence ATGCCCGTAACATTAAATTACGCGACTGCACAACAGGTTAAGAACCATCCCAAGGTCAATGTTGATAGCCCGTACCCTGATCATCAAAGCACGCCAAACACCCCGATTTTCGAACGCGATCTGACGCCGGAGGCGAGCTGGCAATTAGTGAAGCTTGGAGCGGCAGTGTTGGTGGATATTCGCACCCCGGAAGAGCGTAAGACCTTCGGTTACGTTGAGCCTTCCTCGCGGGTTCCCTGGTTAACCGGATCGAATAAAATCCGCAATCCCTGTTTTTTCATTGAGTTAAGCAAGGTTGTCGATAAACAGCAGCCGATCATTTTGCTGTGCCAAACCGGTAAACGTTCCACGGATGCCCGGCTTGCCGCCCTTAAGGCCGGTTACACCCAGGTCTATGGCGTGCTGGGCGGGGTTGAGGCAGCACGCCATTTGCCGTGGTTTACCGACGATAATCGGCACCCCTGA